A segment of the Parasynechococcus marenigrum WH 8102 genome:
AGCCAGCGGCAGCTTCACCCAGCTCCCGATCACCCGGTTGGAGGTGCCAGATCCAGTGCCGACCCGAACGACGCAGGCGGCTTGAGGAGCGGTTTAGTCTTCACCATCCTGTGATGTCAGAAACGCCGATGAAGGCGATGATCCTGGCGGCCGGAAAGGGAACAAGGGTCCAGCCGATCACCCATGTGATCCCCAAACCGATGATCCCGATCCTGCAGAAACCCGTGATGGAGTTTCTGCTTGAACTGCTCAAGGAGCATGGCTTCAACGAGGTGATGGTGAACGTCTCCCACCTGGCTGAGGAGATCGAAAATTATTTCCGCGATGGGCAGCGCTTCGGCGTGGAGATCGCTTACAGCTTCGAAGGGCGGATTGAAGATGGCGAACTGATCGGCAGCGCCCTGGGTTCAGCTGGCGGACTGAAGAAAATTCAGGATTTCCAGAACTTCTTCGACGACACCTTCGTGGTGCTCTGCGGTGACGCTCTGATCGATCTCGACCTCACCGAAGCGGTTCGTCGCCACCGAGAGAAAGGTGCCCTTGCCAGCCTTGTCACCAAGCGCGTCCCCAAGGAACAGGTAAGCAGCTACGGCGTCGTGGTCACAGACGCTGAAGACCGGATCTCCCACTTCCAGGAAAAACCCAAGGTGGAAGAAGCCTTGAGTGACACGATCAACACCGGCATTTACATCTTCGAACCTGGGATTTTTGATCACATCCCGTCGGGCGTATCCTTTGACATCGGCTCCGACCTGTTCCCGAAACTGGCGGAGCTCGGGGCACCGTTTTATGCCATTCCGATGGATTTCGAGTGGGTGGATATCGGCAAGGTGCCTGATTACTGGCAGGCCATCCGCAGCGTTCTTCTCGGGGATGTGCGTCAGGTGGGCATTCCCGGCAAAGAAATTCAGCCGGGTGTTTACACCGGCCTCAACGTTGCCGCCAACTGGGACAAGATCAACGTGAGCGGTCCGGTCTACGTGGGAGGCATGACCAAGATCGAAGACGGTGCAACGATTGTTGGCCCAGCGATGATTGGCCCCAGCTGCCACATCTGTGAAGGAGCCGTGATCGACAATTCGATCATCTTTGACTATTCCCGGATTGGAGCCGGTGTGCAGTTGGTGGAGAAATTGGTGTTCGGCCGCTACTGCGTGGGCAAGGATGGCGACCACTTCGACCTTCAGGAAG
Coding sequences within it:
- a CDS encoding nucleotidyltransferase family protein, which encodes MKAMILAAGKGTRVQPITHVIPKPMIPILQKPVMEFLLELLKEHGFNEVMVNVSHLAEEIENYFRDGQRFGVEIAYSFEGRIEDGELIGSALGSAGGLKKIQDFQNFFDDTFVVLCGDALIDLDLTEAVRRHREKGALASLVTKRVPKEQVSSYGVVVTDAEDRISHFQEKPKVEEALSDTINTGIYIFEPGIFDHIPSGVSFDIGSDLFPKLAELGAPFYAIPMDFEWVDIGKVPDYWQAIRSVLLGDVRQVGIPGKEIQPGVYTGLNVAANWDKINVSGPVYVGGMTKIEDGATIVGPAMIGPSCHICEGAVIDNSIIFDYSRIGAGVQLVEKLVFGRYCVGKDGDHFDLQEAALDWLITDARRQDLVEPSPQQKAMAELLGTELTQAAS